The proteins below are encoded in one region of Nilaparvata lugens isolate BPH chromosome X, ASM1435652v1, whole genome shotgun sequence:
- the LOC120354964 gene encoding uncharacterized protein LOC120354964, translating into MMISLPSSYMLPDSPPPYQCVLNYWQWKTAIAAAELSAAAPAISPLNVEPPSPGSEIVVGDSPIQRLGPAATWAQRRAVLTTLPNNRQKQGKRKLTLEEEAEVSGDEDESIFSQTEERAGMDENSSVVPLMKEVW; encoded by the exons ATGATGATTTCTCTACCATCTTCATACATGCTGCCAGATAGCCCACCACCATACCAGTGTGTGCTCAACTACTGGCAGTGGAAAACTGCCATCGCTGCTGCTGAGTTGTCCGCTGCTGCACCTGCCATCTCACCACTCAACGTGGAACCACCATCACCGGGCAGCGAGATCGTGGTCGGGGACAGCCCTATTCAACGCTTGGGTCCAGCTGCTACCTGGGCACAGCGGCGAGCGGTGCTAACTACTCTACCAAACAACAGGCAGAAGCAGGGGAAGCGGAAGTTGACGTTGGAGGAGGAGGCAGAAGTTAGCGGGGATGAGGACGAGTCAATCTTCTCACAAACagag gaaCGTGCTGGAATGGACGAGAACTCATCCGTGGTCCCACTGATGAAGGAGGTGTGGTGA